The Salmo trutta unplaced genomic scaffold, fSalTru1.1, whole genome shotgun sequence genome has a segment encoding these proteins:
- the fbxl14b gene encoding F-box/LRR-repeat protein 14b gives METHISCLFPEILAMIFSYLDVRDKGRVAQVCAAWRDASYHKSVWRGVEAKLHLRRANPSLFPSLQARGIRRVQILSLRRSLSYVIQGMPNIESLNLSGCYNLTDNGLGHAFVQEIPSLRVLNLSLCKQITDSSLGRIAQYLKNLEVLELGGCSNITNTGLLLIAWGLHRLKSLNLRSCRHVSDVGIGHLAGMTRSAAEGCLNLEYLTLQDCQKLTDLSLKHISKGLAKLRVLNLSFCGGISDAGMIHLSHMTSLWSLNLRSCDNISDTGIMHLAMGTLRLSGLDMSFCDKIGDQSLAYIAQGLYQLKSLSLCSCHISDDGINRMVRQMHELRTLNIGQCVRITDKGLELIADHLTQLTGIDLYGCTKITKRGLERITQLPCLKVLNLGLWQMTESEKVR, from the coding sequence ATGGAGACGCACATATCGTGCCTCTTTCCGGAAATTTTAGCCATGATTTTCAGCTACTTGGATGTAAGGGACAAAGGCAGGGTGGCCCAAGTGTGCGCTGCTTGGAGGGACGCTTCCTACCACAAGTCAGTGTGGAGGGGGGTGGAAGCCAAGCTGCATCTGCGGCGGGCCAATCCTTCTCTCTTCCCCAGCCTACAGGCCCGCGGAATCCGGAGGGTACAGATTCTCAGCCTGCGGCGGAGCCTCAGCTACGTGATCCAGGGGATGCCAAACATCGAGAGTCTGAACCTGAGTGGCTGCTATAACTTAACGGATAACGGCCTGGGGCACGCGTTTGTCCAGGAAATCCCTTCCCTTCGGGTTCTAAACCTTAGTCTGTGTAAGCAGATCACGGACTCCAGCCTGGGCCGGATCGCCCAGTATCTGAAGAACCTGGAGGTTCTGGAACTGGGCGGGTGTAGTAACATCACCAACACGGGGCTGTTACTCATAGCGTGGGGTTTACACCGGCTCAAGAGCCTCAACCTCCGCAGCTGCCGGCATGTGTCTGACGTGGGCATCGGGCACCTAGCGGGCATGACCCGCAGCGCAGCGGAGGGCTGTCTCAACCTGGAATACCTGACGCTGCAGGACTGTCAAAAACTTACGGATCTGTCCCTCAAGCACATCTCGAAGGGCCTGGCTAAGCTCAGAGTTCTCAACCTGAGTTTCTGTGGCGGGATCTCTGACGCAGGTATGATCCACCTCTCCCACATGACCAGCCTCTGGAGCCTTAACCTGCGCTCGTGCGACAACATCAGTGACACGGGCATCATGCACCTGGCCATGGGCACGCTGCGGCTCTCCGGGCTAGACATGTCCTTCTGTGACAAGATAGGGGACCAGAGTCTGGCTTACATCGCCCAGGGCCTGTACCAGCTCAAATCCCTGTCCCTGTGTTCGTGCCACATTAGTGACGATGGCATCAACAGGATGGTGCGCCAGATGCACGAGCTGAGAACCCTGAACATTGGACAGTGTGTGCGGATTACAGACAAAGGACTGGAGCTCATTGCCGACCACTTGACTCAGTTGACGGGGATCGATCTGTATGGATGTACTAAAATCACGAAACGGGGTCTGGAGAGGATAACGCAGCTCCCATGCCTTAAAGTTTTGAATCTGGGACTTTGGCAGATGACAGAGAGTGAAAAAGTGAGGTGA